From Plasmodium yoelii strain 17X genome assembly, chromosome: 11, a single genomic window includes:
- a CDS encoding YOP1-like protein, putative: MGLHIFPTKIVNLVNIIVSIFCPAAETYNLLFHKKDKANEDYVHHIHFITYWIIYSLYYCLESLLLIHIMNYIPFYFELKLLLFFWLYNDTFQGAGYIYFKFIEKYYSTIDKKICDIVYTNVPKNIINLFPFEKQQPITLKKSSSKLRSMVSK; this comes from the coding sequence ATGGGGTTACATATATTTCCAACTAAGATAGTAAATTTGGTAAATATAATAGTATCAATATTCTGCCCAGCAGCTGAAACAtacaatttattatttcataaaaaagACAAGGCAAATGAAGATTATGTCCATCATATTCACTTTATAACATATTGGATTATTTATTCTTTATACTATTGTCTTGagtcattattattaattcatattatgaatTATATCCCATTTTATTTCGAACTTAAAttattgctttttttttggttATATAATGATACATTTCAAGGAGCAggttacatttattttaaattcattgaaaaatattatagtaccatagataaaaaaatatgtgatATAGTTTATACAAATGtaccaaaaaatataataaaccTTTTCCCTTTTGAGAAGCAACAACCAATTACTCTTAAAAAATCATCAAGCAAACTTAGAAGCATGGTATCCAAATAA
- a CDS encoding erythrocyte membrane protein: protein MKMSVTLRQHFWKTKLCPLYAENKCKEGDNCDYAHSIEDLRSIPDLKRTKLCYKLLKGEKCFNKKCNYAHNQDELKSAQNLFAYKSSMCKFIENKACLNGSTCRFAHNIDELRVPRIPEILLEKGSTEIDGKNDAPYYLDDNNNTNEKINNEIIANGESNIDNCYKIGNIHNNGNINKETNINCNITGNNNCNMHINRNNNNICSMDVNRNNYQRINSDRNINNGNFNNNFNMLLNNFNAMHIKTNGEQIYNNQNFLNKYNNNNISNNNNINNNNMNNNNMSNNNMNNNNMSNNNMSNNNMSNNNMSNNNMNNNYHMYKNNAMNSKRDDRKRRDKNRNRNKDKQIKQKKNNHNKNYENYGNNEDNVINNHVAQSIKKKEEGNDFYDSNTTIPSSLNFEEESDKNKINEAYVSNNFEEVDINQCCEKIEENTSVESNKNINDNYNDRSTYENCNKVAYSNDKEKSLNKNKNKKKNMNKNEDNKKNNTNCINNNEQCINGLEGQYNYMDYNNYNYLNHLFYNKMMQMKFNPSMQYMNYQQINNIEGQNDASMPNNYSKFIKPNECGLYDHQNNMPYMVAPNYYPHYLYYYTNPCNYNQCVIPDKIINNNNDKNINDKSPLKKNNPSTSDTEICQSDHDDNEEEEIVVNQINFEKDEESEEANCEKEKLTNNDKICDEIDDKINEEEISKNNDIYNNHKSKSDVNVDNSITELTNKRDCIEKENKYSCIKKNTHSNNNDNIIRIEAKLNDQKSENVYDETAKLKIIKNQKTEKYRHQKTKRSKLVPLNKNGKKKFNKELHMNKDEHFNKQKEGNMEAAKLVNDNVLNEQNRNCIKTQSTSSSVYSYMVNANNMQNMNYDKNLINPSVPSMEMYHNNPCHMNELNNEQMIYNLNNRNIGYYYYPYIPTTYNDEVYLN from the coding sequence atgaaaatgtcAGTAACTCTTCGTCAGCATTTCTGGAAAACTAAGTTATGCCCTCTATATGCggaaaataaatgtaaagaGGGTGATAATTGTGACTATGCTCATTCTATTGAAGATTTAAGATCAATTCCAGATTTAAAAAGAACTAAGCTTTGTTATAAGTTATTGAAAGGTGAAAAGTgctttaataaaaaatgcaatTATGCTCATAACCAGGATGAATTAAAATCAGCACAAAATTTATTTGCTTATAAGTCTTCCATGTGTAaatttatagaaaataaagcATGCTTAAATGGATCTACATGCAGGTTTGCTCATAACATAGATGAATTAAGAGTTCCAAGAATTCCAGAAATTTTATTAGAAAAAGGTAGCACTGAAATAGATGGAAAAAACGACGCACCATATTATTtggatgataataataatacaaatgaaaaaattaacaatgaAATAATAGCAAATGGAGAATCTAACATTGATAATTGCTACAAAATTGGAAACATACATAATAACGGAAATATTAACAAGGAAACCAACATCAATTGCAACATAACTGGAAACAACAATtgtaatatgcatattaatagaaataataaCAACATTTGTAGCATGGATGTCAACAGAAATAATTATCAACGTATTAATAGTGACAGAAACATTAATAATGggaattttaataataattttaatatgcTACTGAATAATTTCAACGCAATGCACATAAAGACCAATGGTGAACAGATTTACAATAATCAAAATTTCTTAAATAAGTACAACAACAATAATATTagcaataacaataatattaacaataaCAATATGAACAATAACAATATGAGCAATAACAATATGAACAATAACAATATGAGCAATAACAATATGAGCAATAACAATATGAGCAATAACAATATGAGCAATAACAATATGAACAATAACTACCATATGTACAAAAATAATGCGATGAATAGCAAAAGAGACGACAGAAAAAGAAGAGATAAAAATAGAAACAGGAATAAGgacaaacaaataaaacaaaaaaaaaacaatcataataaaaattatgaaaattatgGTAATAATGAAGACAATGTTATAAATAACCACGTAGCACAgtctattaaaaaaaaagaagaaggCAATGACTTTTATGATAGTAACACGACAATACCATCAAGTTTAAATTTTGAAGAAGAAAgcgataaaaataaaataaatgaagcTTATGTAAGTAATAATTTTGAAGAAGTAGACATAAATCAATGTTGTGAAAAAATAGAAGAAAATACATCTGTAGAatcaaacaaaaatataaacgaCAATTATAATGATAGAAGTACTTATGAAAATTGTAATAAAGTTGCATATAGTAATGACAAGGAAAAAAGTttgaacaaaaataaaaataaaaaaaaaaatatgaataaaaatgaagacaataaaaaaaataacacaaattgtataaataaCAATGAACAATGTATAAATGGTCTAGAAGGgcaatataattatatggactataataattataattatttaaatcatttattttataacaaAATGATGCAAATGAAGTTTAATCCATCCATGCAATATATGAATTAtcaacaaataaataatattgagGGTCAAAATGATGCTTCAATGCCTAATAACTATTCAAAGTTTATTAAACCAAATGAATGTGGTTTATATGATCATCAAAACAATATGCCATATATGGTTGCTCCAAATTATTATCCGCATTATTTATACTATTATACAAACCCATGTAATTATAACCAATGTGTAATTCctgacaaaataataaacaataataatgataaaaatataaatgataagagccccttaaaaaaaaataacccTTCAACAAGTGATACTGAAATTTGCCAAAGTGATCATGACGATAATGAGGAGGAGGAAATAGTAGTTAATCAAATAAACTTTGAAAAAGACGAAGAAAGTGAAGAAGCAAATTGTGAAAAAGAAAAGTTAACAAACAATGACAAGATTTGTGATGAAAttgatgataaaataaatgaagaagaaataagtaaaaataatgatatatataataatcataaatCCAAAAGTGATGTTAACGTTGATAATAGTATTACAGAATTAACCAATAAGAGAGATTGcattgaaaaagaaaataaatatagttgcataaaaaaaaacacacatagcaataataatgataacatAATAAGGATAGAAGCCAAGCTAAATGATcaaaaaagtgaaaatgtTTATGACGAAACTGCAAAactgaaaattataaaaaatcaaaaaaccGAAAAATATAGACACCAAAAAACAAAGCGATCAAAATTGGTTCCATTAAacaaaaatggaaaaaaaaaatttaacaaaGAACTGCATATGAATAAGGATGAACACTTTAACAAGCAAAAAGAGGGCAATATGGAAGCAGCAAAATTAGTAAATGATAATGTTttaaatgaacaaaataggAATTGTATAAAAACGCAATCGACATCATCTTCAGTATATAGTTATATGGTTAATGCGAATAATATGCAAAACATGAATTATGATAAGAATTTGATTAATCCTTCAGTACCTTCAATGGAAATGTATCATAACAATCCATGTCATATgaatgaattaaataatgaacaaatgatttataatttaaataatagaaacattggctattattattatcctTATATACCCACAACATATAATGATGAAGTATATCTAAATTAA
- a CDS encoding 40S ribosomal protein S15, putative — MGRMYGKGKGISSSTIPYKRKQPSWLKQKPSEIEDAIIKLAKKGQTPSQIGATLRDNYGIPQVKAVTGNKILRILRAHGVATTIPEDLYFLIKKAVSMRKHLEKNKKDKDCKFRLILTESKIHRISRYYKRKRLLPSNWKYQSSTASALIA; from the coding sequence ATGGGTCGTATGTACGGTAAAGGTAAAGGTATATCCAGCTCAACCATCCcatataaaagaaaacaaCCTAGCTGGTTAAAACAAAAACCATCTGAAATTGAAGATGCTATTATTAAATTAGCAAAGAAGGGTCAAACTCCATCTCAAATAGGTGCAACATTAAGAGATAATTATGGAATACCTCAAGTAAAGGCAGTTACtggaaataaaattttaagaaTATTAAGAGCTCATGGTGTTGCTACAACTATTCCAGaagatttatattttttaataaaaaaagctGTATCTATGAGAAAGCatcttgaaaaaaataaaaaagataaagatTGCAAATTCAGATTAATTTTAACTGAATCCAAAATTCACAGAATATCCAGATATTATAAGAGAAAAAGATTGTTACCCTCAAACTGGAAATACCAATCAAGCACTGCTAGTGCTCTTATTGCTTAA